The DNA window GTCGAAGGCGACCCACAGCATCACCTTGGAGTAGGTGAAGTTCTGCTTGTTGTTGCGCACCTCCCAGATGGACATGTCGGGCTGGTGCATGATGGTGAGCACGTAGTCGAGCATCTCGCGGACCGAGCACCACAGGTCCCAGTGGATCGGCTTGCCGTACTTATTGTACAAGTAGATGCCGTCCATGAGTTCGCCGTAGATGTCGAACTGCTGGTGGAACGCGGCGCCGTTCCCGATGCGCACCGGCTTGCTGCCCCGGTACCCGTCCAGGTGCGACAGCTCGCGCTCCGGTATGTCCGTCTCGCCCCTGATGGTGAACATGATCGGTAGCCCGCCGTCGGACACGCGCGACTTTTGGAAGCGCTCGCTGATGAAGTTCATGTAGGcgtcggcctcctcggtgaAGCCGAGGCGCAGCAGGATGTAGATGGTGAAGCTCGAGTCGCGGACCCAGGAGAACCGGTAGTCCCAGTTGCTTGACCTGAAATATTAGTGTGTCCCTTCGTTAGACCCGCTCGGTCTGAGGGCGAGGTCTGCTCACCGGACGCCGCCGATGTCCTCGGGGATGGAGAAGGTCGGGGCGGCAATGATGGCGCCCGTCGGCTCGTACGTCATGAGCTTGAGGATCATGAGGCTCCGCGAGACCACCTCGCGCCAGCGGCCCTTGTACTTGCTCTTGGAGATCCAGTTGTACCAGTACGCCTGGGTGTCGTGCTGCTGGGTGTCGAGCACCGTGCTGGTGATGTTGTCCGTGTTGTGCTTCGGGAGGTCCTTGCGGAGCACGAACGACACGGCCTGGCCCTCGCAGACCTTGATGCTGGCCacgacgccctcgcccaACATGCCGGGCTTCTGGACCTTCCTGAAGTGGACGGTGGGCCAGCTGCTGTCGTCGCTGTCCTCGCCACGGTCAATGGTGACGTCGAGTTGGAGCTGCACATCCTTGCTGTGGAAAGTCGCCGTCTTGCTCTGGGGGCTGTGCGGGAGGGCCTCGGCCTGGAGAATAGTGGTGGTGTGCGGCTCGGTCGCATACCCAAAGGCGGGGAAGATCTCGACGTCTAAGGGGGTCCGTCAGACGCCCTTTTCCTTCTGGGCCGCACGCCATGCGATACTTACCCATCTGCAAACAGCCGCGGATGCACTCGACGCGACGGACCAGCCACTGCTTCAGCTCCTCCTGCACGCTGGTCGTCTCTCGGAACGCGCTCTGCTTGGGGCCCTTGTAGGCgaccttggcggtcttgggcCGGGGGAAGaagtcgacgaggtcgaccaCGCCATCCTCGTGGATGTAGCGCGTCTGAAGGATGTTGGACGACGGCAGATACTGCTGCTTGGTGGTGCAGTTGAGGTTCGCGGCCGGGTGGATGCTGAAGTGGCCTCCTTTGTCCTTGTCCAGCAGGCGGCAGAAGACCGAGGGCGAGTCGAATTCGGGCCTGTAAGAGCGTTAACTACCTATTaccaccatcgccgccaccatcatcatcaccaccaccaccaccaccaccaccaccgttgGACCCCTCAGGGGGGAGCCCCCTTTCGACATGAGTGATGCCTGTTCATGATTGGCCGCGGGAACTGTGAGATGGAACTCACCAGCACATGAAATCGACACTGCCATCCATGCCCACCAAGGCGCAGGTCCTCATGTTGCCGATCAAGCCGTAATTCTCGATCGGAAGGTACCCGCCGCCATGGCTCCGCAGCTGGCTATCGGTGGTTTGGGTTGAGCAGGACGTCATGCCTTCGTTATTTGCCTTTTCTGCTTTCTGCTTGTGTGGTACGGGGTACCTCTGCTTCACATGTGCTTCTCGATACTGTGTATGATGTATATATACCTGATGTACTCAGTCGGACGCGGAACGTTGAGTCCTTTGTGTGGTTGGGTGCCGGCGTGTTGGTTGGGATGACTCGGTTTGACCGGAAGGACTGAATCGGGCACTGGCGGCGTCCGGCAGGACGAATGGACGAATGACGACAACAAAGGAAGCTAACTAATGCACTCCTGCCGATTTGAAGGATTTGAAGAGCGGGGATGCCAAGTATATGCGAAGCGGAAGCGTACACAAAACGGTGAACTTAGCAAAGGTAACCGCGACAAGATGGAACTCTTATGGGAAGGAATGTCCGTCTCTGCTGAGAAGGCAAGGCAGTGTAGGTGCCCGATTATACACTCAGGTATTGGCTGCGAACACTGCTTCCAGGCTGCGAGCTAGAGCTTCATCACACATCAAGGTCGCGCCGCTTCAATGGATCTGGGTCCCAGCCTCCCAGCCCCGCAGGCGATGATCTCTGAATAGATTTCGATTTTAAGGGTCCAGCGCCATGCGACGCATCCGTGGCGGCCTGACTCAGCACCCTGTTTATGCCATGGATGTGCGCCGAAAGCTCGTGTTAGGCGCGGATTGTGTGACGTCGATGTCAGTGGTTGCCCGCTGAGCATCCGCCATGATGCAGCGCAAATGCGAGGCTGCGTGCAGTGTCAGTGGAAGGCGAGTGGAGAAGCTGGGTGTGGGTGGGGCTTGCAGCTCAGTCAGCACGCGGGGCAAGTCAGCTGGTGCCAGTCGTTTTCCCAATTTGTCATTTGTGAGGGTATCTTAGGCTTAGTAGCCACCGCCACAGTTGATCAGAGTCCGTTCACGCTCGAGATTATCCCCTCAGCCGGTCACATCTCTTGTCGGGTCAAGGGTTTCTCGTCCGGTAggggttatggctaaagaggtcccgccaagactaatttcggagactgccgcttacaagtatttacaatcgctatagggtaagcggggccacgacggggcctcgacgacttcgagcaacatcaacaacgaacaatcgcaaagactcgttgcaa is part of the Thermothielavioides terrestris NRRL 8126 chromosome 2, complete sequence genome and encodes:
- a CDS encoding glycoside hydrolase family 15 protein (CAZy_ID 269937), encoding MTSCSTQTTDSQLRSHGGGYLPIENYGLIGNMRTCALVGMDGSVDFMCWPEFDSPSVFCRLLDKDKGGHFSIHPAANLNCTTKQQYLPSSNILQTRYIHEDGVVDLVDFFPRPKTAKVAYKGPKQSAFRETTSVQEELKQWLVRRVECIRGCLQMDVEIFPAFGYATEPHTTTILQAEALPHSPQSKTATFHSKDVQLQLDVTIDRGEDSDDSSWPTVHFRKVQKPGMLGEGVVASIKVCEGQAVSFVLRKDLPKHNTDNITSTVLDTQQHDTQAYWYNWISKSKYKGRWREVVSRSLMILKLMTYEPTGAIIAAPTFSIPEDIGGVRSSNWDYRFSWVRDSSFTIYILLRLGFTEEADAYMNFISERFQKSRVSDGGLPIMFTIRGETDIPERELSHLDGYRGSKPVRIGNGAAFHQQFDIYGELMDGIYLYNKYGKPIHWDLWCSVREMLDYVLTIMHQPDMSIWEVRNNKQNFTYSKVMLWVAFDRGLRLADKRNFPCPNRAKWLAARDGLYEEIMEKGYNKEMKCFIQSYESRTMLDSSILIAPLVFFIAPNDPRFLNTMDRILLPPEKGGLTSTGLVYRYNTELSEDGVGGREGAFSMCTFWLVEAMTRASVYEPKYLVRAINLFENMLSFSNHLMMFSEEISRSGEQLGNTPQAFSHLALISAALQFGSRVGALIPEGLLGLAVLGNRTESMLTQLLCQINSVVQSAKKHAIH